The following coding sequences are from one Spea bombifrons isolate aSpeBom1 chromosome 13, aSpeBom1.2.pri, whole genome shotgun sequence window:
- the LOC128471447 gene encoding keratin, type I cytoskeletal 19-like, which produces MKPIIKHSFSSAGSLKGGCHKDTHSPKSSSHYSSSHHGASSFSHHGGFHKALTGASHFSHKSHHGGSNLSYHGSSHKIHHGGSHISHHGSSHKIHHGGSNMSHHGSYHSTHGGSGCKGVSFSKHAPTTHGGVHGGHSAHYSSSGSHGSWKNSGLLSINEKETMQFLNERLSSYLGRVSSLEQENAQLERKICEWYENNAPSTFSDSSYFFRIISDLQNQISSATMENARIILQIDNARLAADDFKNKYEMELQLSNDAEADVNSLRRVLEGLNQEACELEREVQSLQGELQQMRRNHDEEVNWLRAQLGARVNVEMNAAPSIDLNKALSEIRDQYENLMERNLREVENMFLQRSEELNRQVISGAEQLQSVQTEVIELRRTIQTLEIELQSQLSMTSALENTLAETEATYGSQLAQIQGMIDNVESQLAQIRSDLERQNYEYKMLMDQKTHLEMEIATYKRLLDGHDIHVSEFHTSGGKHGSHHPKMHHIPAHGHKNSC; this is translated from the exons ATGAAACCTATCATCAAGCACAGCTTTTCCTCCGCTGGGTCCCTCAAGGGAGGTTGCCATAAAGATACCCATTCTCCAAAGAGTTCAAGTCATTATTCTTCATCTCACCATGGAGCATCCAGCTTCTCCCATCATGGAGGATTCCACAAAGCCCTTACTGGGGCTTCCCATTTCTCCCACAAAAGCCATCACGGGGGTTCCAACCTTTCTTATCATGGAAGCTCTCATAAGATTCATCATGGAGGATCCCACATATCTCATCATGGAAGCTCTCACAAGATCCATCATGGAGGATCAAACATGTCCCATCATGGAAGCTATCACAGCACACATGGAGGGTCAGGTTGTAAAGGTGTCTCCTTTTCTAAGCATGCGCCTACCACTCATGGTGGTGTACATGGGGGTCATAGTGCTCACTATAGCAGCTCTGGATCCCATGGCAGCTGGAAGAACAGTGGTCTGCTGAGCATCAATGAAAAAGAAACCATGCAATTTCTAAACGAGCGATTGTCTTCCTACCTTGGAAGGGTGAGCTCTTTAGAACAGGAGAATGCCCAGCTGGAGAGGAAGATCTGTGAATGGTATGAAAACAACGCTCCTAGCACCTTCTCTGACTCCAGTTACTTCTTCAGAATCATTTCTGATCTCCAGAATCag ATCTCTTCAGCCACCATGGAAAATGCCAGGATTATTCTGCAGATAGACAATGCCCGACTGGCCGCCGATGACTTCAAAAACAA ATACGAGATGGAACTTCAGTTGAGTAATGATGCTGAAGCTGATGTCAATAGCCTACGTAGAGTTCTGGAGGGTCTGAACCAAGAGGCGTGCGAGTTGGAGAGGGAGGTTCAGAGCCTTCAAGGAGAACTGCAACAAATGAGGAGGAACCATGATGAG GAAGTAAACTGGCTGCGTGCTCAGCTGGGGGCCAGAGTAAATGTGGAAATGAATGCTGCGCCATCCATAGACTTGAACAAAGCTTTATCGGAAATCCGAGACCAATACGAAAATCTAATGGAAAGAAACCTACGGGAAGTGGAAAACATGTTTCTGCAAAGG AGCGAAGAACTGAACCGCCAGGTGATATCAGGCGCAGAGCAGCTCCAATCCGTACAGACTGAGGTCATCGAGCTGAGACGCACTATCCAAACCCTTGAGATCGAGCTGCAGAGCCAGCTGAGCATG ACTTCAGCTCTGGAGAACACCTTGGCAGAGACTGAAGCCACTTACGGCTCTCAGCTCGCCCAGATACAAGGTATGATCGACAATGTGGAATCTCAGCTGGCCCAGATCCGATCTGACCTGGAGAGACAGAACTACGAGTACAAGATGCTCATGGACCAGAAGACCCACCTGGAGATGGAGATTGCCACCTACAAACGTCTTCTTGATGGCCATGACATCCA TGTTTCAGAGTTCCATACTTCTGGTGGGAAACACG GATCTCACCACCCAAAGATGCATCACATCCCAGCACATGGGCATAAAAACTCATGCTAA
- the LOC128471448 gene encoding keratin, type I cytoskeletal 19-like gives MHHGGSNLSHYGSTHKIHHGGSHMSHHGNSHKIHHGGSHMSHHGSYHSMHGGSGCKAISFSKHAPATHSASQGDHSSHFSSSGSHGSRKNSGLISINGKETMQILNERLSSYLEKVSSLEQENAQLERKICEWYEKNAPSAIPDSSQFLRIISDLQNQISAATIENARIMLQIDNARLAADDFRNKYEMELQLSNGVEADVNNLRRVLEGLNQERCELEREVQNLEEELQQMKRNHEEEVNCLRAQLGARVNVELNAAPSIDLNGALSEIRDEYENLMERNLREVENMFLQRSEELNRQVISGSEQLQSVQTEAIELRRTVQTLEIELQSQLSMTSALENTLAETQATYGSQLAQIQGMIDNVESQLAQIRSDLERQNYEYKVLMDQKTHLEMEIATYKRLLDGHDIQFSGHHASSGNHGAHHTIVHNAPEHEQHENKC, from the exons ATGCACCATGGAGGATCAAATCTGTCTCATTATGGAAGCACTCATAAGATCCATCATGGAGGATCACACATGTCCCATCATGGAAACTCCCATAAGATCCATCACGGGGGATCCCACATGTCTCATCATGGAAGCTATCACAGTATGCATGGAGGGTCAGGCTGCAAAGCAATCTCCTTTTCTAAGCATGCTCCTGCCACTCACAGTGCTTCACAAGGAGATCACAGTTCTCACTTTAGCAGCTCTGGATCCCATGGCAGCCGGAAGAACAGTGGTCTGATAAGCATTAATGGAAAGGAAACCATGCAAATTCTAAATGAGCGATTGTCTTCCTACCTGGAAAAGGTGAGCTCTCTAGAGCAAGAGAATGCCCAGCTGGAGAGGAAGATCTGCGAGTGGTATGAGAAAAACGCTCCTAGCGCCATCCCAGACTCCAGCCAGTTTTTAAGGATCATTTCTGATCTCCAGAATCAG ATCTCTGCAGCCACCATTGAAAACGCCAGGATTATGTTGCAGATTGACAACGCCAGACTGGCCGCCGACGATTTCAGAAACAA GTATGAAATGGAGCTTCAGTTGAGTAATGGTGTTGAGGCAGATGTGAATAATCTGCGCAGGGTTCTTGAAGGTCTGAACCAAGAGAGATGTGAGCTGGAGAGGGAGGTTCAGAACCTCGAGGAAGAGCTGCAACAGATGAAGAGAAACCATGAGGAG GAGGTAAACTGTCTACGTGCACAGCTGGGCGCGAGAGTTAACGTGGAACTGAACGCTGCCCCATCCATAGACCTCAACGGTGCTTTATCTGAGATCCGAGACGAGTATGAAAATCTGATGGAGAGGAACCTGAGGGAAGTAGAGAATATGTTCCTGCAAAgg AGTGAAGAACTGAACCGCCAGGTGATATCAGGCTCAGAGCAGCTCCAATCCGTACAGACTGAGGCCATTGAGCTGAGACGCACTGTCCAGACCCTCGAGATCGAGCTGCAGAGCCAGCTGAGCATG ACTTCAGCTCTGGAGAACACCTTGGCAGAGACTCAAGCCACTTATGGTTCTCAGCTCGCCCAGATACAAGGTATGATCGACAATGTGGAATCCCAGCTGGCACAGATCCGATCTGACCTGGAGAGACAGAACTATGAATATAAGGTGCTCATGGACCAGAAGACCCACCTGGAGATGGAGATCGCCACCTACAAACGTCTTCTTGATGGACATGACATCCA ATTTTCTGGGCATCACGCTTCAAGTGGAAACCATG gAGCCCACCACACAATTGTTCATAATGCTCCAGAGCACGaacaacatgaaaacaaatgctAG